One Serpentinicella alkaliphila DNA segment encodes these proteins:
- the mgtE gene encoding magnesium transporter, which yields MVYKNKILNFILNSTFETILDQIDEIHPVDFLEALAEFEEDPLLILTKLPDEYVGLLLDYAEDDEKFKLLSLFSEKRKGQIISEMSSDELVDLLGSLDEDDKINIINNMNVDDVQEVKELLSYDPESAGGIMATEFIAIKESLTVSQTIEYLRTMAPGSETPYYIYVVDAFDVLKGVVPLREIIISNPNTLVKEIMIEKIISAPVDMDQEEVSNIFEKYGFMAVPVIDHKGVILGIVTVDDVMEIMKEEYTEDMFRLAGLDEEEKISGSVSSAIKSRLPWLLVNLVTAILAAATVRLFENTIAQIVALATFMPIVAGMGGNAGTQTLTLIIRGIALGELSYENQKEILYKEIFIGLINGFCLGLVVACLGYFWVGSIAFGFVIGLAMFLNLIVATVSGYYVPVILKKIGIDPALASAVFVTTVTDVLGFFFFLGLATIMITFLI from the coding sequence ATGGTGTATAAAAATAAGATACTCAATTTCATACTAAACAGTACCTTTGAAACAATTCTGGATCAAATCGATGAAATTCATCCCGTTGACTTTTTAGAAGCTCTTGCAGAATTTGAAGAAGACCCTCTACTCATACTTACGAAATTACCTGATGAATATGTGGGGCTTTTACTTGACTATGCTGAAGACGATGAAAAATTTAAACTGCTTTCACTTTTTTCTGAAAAAAGAAAAGGTCAAATCATTTCAGAGATGTCATCTGATGAACTTGTAGATTTACTTGGCAGTCTTGATGAAGACGATAAAATCAATATTATCAACAATATGAACGTTGATGATGTTCAAGAGGTGAAAGAGCTCCTCTCCTACGATCCTGAATCAGCAGGAGGGATAATGGCTACTGAGTTTATTGCCATTAAGGAATCACTTACTGTTAGTCAAACCATAGAGTATTTACGAACTATGGCACCCGGTTCAGAAACACCATATTACATCTATGTGGTTGATGCGTTTGATGTATTAAAGGGAGTTGTTCCATTAAGAGAGATTATAATTTCTAATCCCAATACACTAGTGAAAGAAATTATGATAGAAAAGATAATAAGTGCACCCGTTGACATGGATCAAGAAGAGGTCAGTAACATTTTTGAAAAATACGGCTTTATGGCAGTGCCTGTAATTGATCATAAAGGCGTGATATTAGGTATTGTAACCGTTGACGATGTGATGGAAATCATGAAAGAAGAATACACAGAAGATATGTTCAGACTTGCTGGTCTTGATGAAGAGGAAAAAATCTCTGGATCTGTTTCAAGCGCTATTAAATCCCGGTTACCATGGTTACTTGTCAACCTTGTCACAGCTATACTTGCAGCTGCAACCGTAAGGCTATTTGAAAATACCATTGCGCAAATAGTTGCTCTAGCGACATTTATGCCTATTGTGGCTGGGATGGGAGGAAATGCTGGGACACAGACACTTACATTGATTATCAGAGGTATTGCGTTAGGAGAATTAAGCTATGAGAACCAAAAGGAAATATTATATAAAGAAATTTTTATTGGCTTAATCAATGGATTCTGCCTTGGTCTGGTGGTTGCTTGTCTAGGGTATTTTTGGGTGGGAAGCATTGCTTTTGGATTTGTCATTGGTTTAGCGATGTTTTTAAATCTGATTGTTGCTACTGTGTCCGGTTACTATGTTCCTGTTATATTAAAAAAAATAGGCATTGACCCAGCATTAGCATCAGCTGTATTTGTTACAACGGTCACAGATGTTTTAGGCTTTTTCTTTTTCTTAGGGCTTGCTACCATTATGATTACTTTTTTAATTTAA
- a CDS encoding metal-sensing transcriptional repressor, with the protein MRQCIDTKKVQSRIKKIEGQLRAISEMVDKDIPCEDILIQRNAAKSALHKVGQVVLEGHLQHCVRDGIEHGDADRTIAEFAKAVEHFSRMG; encoded by the coding sequence ATGCGTCAATGTATTGATACTAAAAAAGTTCAATCTAGGATTAAAAAAATTGAAGGGCAGCTAAGAGCTATTTCAGAAATGGTAGACAAAGATATTCCTTGTGAAGATATTTTAATACAAAGAAATGCAGCTAAAAGTGCGCTTCATAAAGTTGGTCAGGTAGTTTTAGAAGGTCATTTGCAACACTGTGTACGAGATGGTATAGAGCATGGAGATGCAGACAGAACAATCGCTGAGTTTGCCAAAGCCGTAGAGCATTTTTCTAGGATGGGGTAG
- a CDS encoding substrate-binding domain-containing protein, with the protein MDNYTTFFESTASVLEKEGKGFVVASVGAAVGYIPYTVYSGRKSYIEQNPEIIQSFTNAIYKAMLWVEDHSA; encoded by the coding sequence GTGGATAATTATACGACATTTTTTGAGTCTACAGCATCAGTTCTTGAAAAAGAAGGTAAAGGCTTTGTTGTAGCTTCTGTTGGAGCAGCAGTTGGATATATTCCTTATACAGTTTACTCAGGTAGAAAAAGCTATATAGAGCAAAATCCAGAAATAATTCAAAGCTTTACAAATGCTATTTATAAAGCAATGCTTTGGGTAGAAGATCATAGTGCATAG
- a CDS encoding ABC transporter ATP-binding protein has protein sequence MIEAKNLIKTYGEGNTEVNALNGINLSVKKGEFVSIQGPSGCGKSTLLNIISCLEKPTNGKIIIDNIDIADQDDDKLAEIRRDKIGFIFQSYNLIPTMSALENVMLPMMFAGKDDKIMTARATMLLEMVGMQNRMNHKPAELSGGEQQRVAVARALINDPLLIIGDEPTGNLDSKTGSAVMEMLVKLNKEGRTILIVTHDSVVANMADRVMHIKDGQFIDNQSGQEA, from the coding sequence ATGATTGAAGCTAAAAATCTCATAAAGACCTATGGAGAAGGAAACACAGAAGTAAATGCTTTAAATGGTATTAATTTAAGTGTAAAAAAAGGAGAATTTGTGTCTATACAAGGACCCTCTGGTTGTGGAAAATCTACACTCTTAAATATAATAAGTTGCCTTGAAAAGCCAACAAATGGGAAAATCATAATAGATAACATAGATATAGCAGATCAAGACGATGATAAGCTGGCTGAAATCAGGCGAGATAAAATAGGTTTTATATTTCAAAGTTATAACTTAATACCAACCATGAGTGCCCTTGAGAATGTAATGCTTCCTATGATGTTTGCTGGGAAAGACGATAAAATAATGACTGCTCGAGCAACCATGTTACTTGAAATGGTAGGTATGCAAAATAGAATGAATCATAAGCCAGCGGAGCTAAGTGGTGGCGAGCAACAAAGAGTGGCTGTTGCTAGAGCACTAATTAATGATCCACTACTTATTATTGGCGATGAACCAACGGGTAATCTTGATAGTAAGACTGGCAGTGCGGTGATGGAAATGTTGGTAAAACTCAACAAAGAGGGTCGAACAATCCTTATTGTTACTCATGATTCTGTGGTTGCAAATATGGCTGATAGAGTGATGCATATAAAAGATGGACAGTTTATTGATAATCAATCAGGGCAGGAGGCGTAG
- a CDS encoding ABC transporter permease, with the protein MTGKNRIKIALKNLREYKLRSFLTLMSIAVGIATLVSLIIISQSMERAVGERLGGTVDVIRVLPGHVVPGRDFVPYGSFTEESANEVEKIRGVEATSTWMVEIAIAEYEGKSAPVEVMGGNPSDIREFLGGSVELKEGRLIKEGANPEAILSTSTLEHINRWLNADLKVNDVLNINGVEVTIVGVMAYDLAGVEVSHRLLMNKEIVKEITDSENVMLMLAKVNDLNRVYEIKEEIEDILDQVHGVSGLTTAVAAQSVVDQVGMVTLIIQAVVISIALIALIVGCLGIINVMLMSVMERTREIGIMKAIGAKNKDILALFLVEASTISLIGGILGVLSGVAISFIANSVISRFIIVNMSLIISPKVLFGGIVVAVVTGIIGGLYPARRAAKMRPVEALRHE; encoded by the coding sequence ATGACAGGGAAAAACAGGATTAAAATTGCTTTAAAGAATCTGAGGGAGTATAAGCTGCGTTCTTTTTTAACCCTTATGAGTATTGCGGTGGGTATTGCCACTTTAGTATCCCTAATTATTATTAGCCAAAGTATGGAGCGTGCTGTAGGCGAAAGACTTGGTGGAACAGTAGATGTTATCAGGGTACTTCCAGGACACGTAGTCCCAGGCAGAGACTTTGTTCCCTATGGATCTTTTACAGAAGAGTCTGCAAATGAAGTGGAGAAAATTAGAGGTGTAGAAGCAACTTCTACCTGGATGGTTGAAATTGCCATAGCAGAATATGAAGGGAAGTCTGCTCCTGTTGAGGTAATGGGAGGTAACCCATCTGACATCCGAGAATTTTTAGGAGGGAGTGTTGAGCTTAAGGAGGGAAGATTAATTAAAGAGGGGGCTAATCCAGAAGCAATACTTAGCACCTCTACACTTGAACATATAAATAGATGGCTTAATGCTGATCTGAAAGTTAACGATGTATTAAATATAAATGGGGTTGAGGTCACTATTGTTGGAGTTATGGCTTATGATCTTGCTGGAGTAGAGGTTAGCCATCGATTATTGATGAACAAAGAGATTGTAAAAGAAATTACAGATTCGGAGAATGTCATGCTTATGTTAGCGAAAGTTAATGATTTAAACCGAGTCTATGAAATTAAAGAAGAAATTGAAGACATATTAGATCAAGTACATGGCGTAAGCGGATTAACTACGGCTGTTGCAGCACAAAGTGTAGTAGATCAGGTAGGTATGGTAACACTTATAATCCAAGCTGTTGTTATTAGTATTGCTCTTATTGCGCTAATTGTGGGATGCTTGGGAATTATTAATGTTATGCTGATGTCTGTTATGGAAAGAACACGAGAAATAGGAATTATGAAGGCAATAGGAGCAAAAAACAAAGATATTCTGGCTCTTTTCTTGGTAGAAGCAAGCACTATCAGCTTGATTGGGGGGATACTCGGTGTTTTAAGCGGTGTGGCTATTAGCTTTATTGCCAATTCAGTAATTTCTAGATTTATTATAGTAAACATGTCGCTTATCATTTCCCCTAAAGTCTTGTTTGGAGGCATAGTAGTAGCTGTTGTAACAGGAATTATTGGAGGACTGTACCCTGCTAGAAGGGCAGCTAAAATGAGACCTGTTGAAGCTTTGAGGCATGAGTAA
- a CDS encoding heavy metal translocating P-type ATPase: MNRILDLFKDEEKRTPLFLIISFTSLLISFFRVGNFIFDGAWIAIILCGTPIIKGAIEGLIHEFDIKADVLVSIALVAAVFIGEIFAAGEVAFIMALGALLEERTVAKARAGIEKLVNLTPRTVRVIQNGAESIIPAEQVQVGDILRVLAGETVGVDGFIISGQTSIDQSVMTGESLPVDKGIGSEVFSGTVNQFGTFDMEASKVGENSSLQRMIKLVESADASKAKIVRLADRWATWIVVIALISAVGTWIISREVIRAVTILIVFCPCALVLATPTAIIAGIGNATKYGILVRQGDALERLSKISKIVFDKTGTITYGKPVVVGVQSFNDYISSEKLLELIASAELRSEHPLGKAIVSHFRNTSNTALQEPQDFTMLIGRGVKAAVSKDVVLAGTVELLHENAIVIPEDILKKAYTYRNDGCTIIYVSVNNSAIGFVSLSDTLRKDTEEMVRKLQGLNVESILLTGDNPQAASYIAKAAGIRNIHSECLPEDKLLAIEEYQKNELICMVGDGINDAPALKKAYVGVAMGSIGSDIVVDAADIVLVSDDIKYIPHLISLSQKTMTTIRRNIVLSLVLNFVAIILAMSGVLGPVLGALVHNVGSVVVIINSSFLLNFTSDHNYPQVNSYTEAYSSVDI, encoded by the coding sequence ATGAATAGGATATTAGACTTATTTAAAGATGAAGAAAAACGTACACCATTATTTCTAATAATATCTTTTACATCATTGCTGATTAGCTTTTTTCGTGTAGGGAATTTTATTTTTGATGGAGCCTGGATAGCAATTATTCTTTGCGGTACTCCTATTATTAAGGGCGCTATTGAGGGGCTTATACATGAATTCGATATTAAGGCAGATGTTTTGGTGTCTATTGCACTTGTTGCCGCAGTTTTTATTGGTGAAATATTCGCTGCAGGTGAAGTTGCTTTTATAATGGCACTTGGTGCATTATTGGAGGAACGTACAGTTGCAAAAGCACGTGCCGGAATTGAGAAACTTGTAAATCTTACACCTCGTACTGTCCGAGTTATTCAAAATGGAGCAGAAAGTATTATACCTGCAGAACAAGTTCAGGTTGGAGATATACTACGGGTACTTGCCGGTGAAACAGTAGGTGTGGATGGTTTCATTATTTCTGGGCAAACATCTATTGACCAATCTGTGATGACAGGAGAATCTTTGCCTGTAGATAAAGGAATTGGAAGCGAAGTTTTCAGTGGAACTGTGAATCAATTTGGAACCTTTGATATGGAAGCCTCCAAAGTGGGAGAAAACAGTTCGTTACAAAGAATGATTAAACTAGTAGAATCTGCTGATGCAAGTAAGGCTAAAATAGTTAGGCTAGCGGATAGATGGGCTACATGGATTGTTGTAATTGCATTAATTTCTGCAGTTGGCACATGGATTATTTCACGGGAAGTTATTCGCGCTGTTACAATTCTTATAGTATTCTGCCCCTGTGCTTTAGTGTTAGCAACGCCTACGGCTATTATAGCTGGTATTGGCAATGCAACAAAATATGGTATTCTTGTTAGGCAAGGAGATGCTCTTGAAAGACTATCAAAGATAAGCAAGATTGTATTTGACAAAACCGGTACCATTACATACGGAAAGCCTGTAGTTGTAGGAGTTCAAAGCTTTAATGATTATATTAGTTCAGAGAAATTATTAGAACTGATAGCTTCTGCTGAACTGCGCTCTGAGCATCCATTGGGTAAAGCAATAGTTTCTCATTTTAGAAATACATCAAATACAGCTCTTCAGGAACCACAAGATTTCACTATGCTTATAGGTCGTGGGGTTAAAGCAGCTGTTTCAAAGGATGTAGTTCTTGCAGGAACTGTTGAACTGCTTCATGAAAACGCTATTGTAATACCAGAAGATATATTGAAAAAAGCTTATACATATAGAAATGACGGTTGTACTATTATCTATGTATCTGTTAATAACTCTGCTATTGGCTTTGTGTCTTTATCTGATACATTACGTAAGGATACCGAAGAAATGGTTAGAAAGCTTCAAGGACTCAATGTAGAAAGCATATTGCTGACAGGAGATAACCCGCAAGCAGCTTCATATATTGCTAAAGCTGCCGGAATTAGAAATATTCACTCGGAATGCTTACCAGAAGATAAGTTGTTAGCAATAGAAGAGTATCAGAAGAATGAGCTGATTTGTATGGTAGGTGATGGAATTAATGATGCGCCTGCTCTAAAAAAAGCCTATGTAGGTGTCGCAATGGGTAGTATAGGTAGTGATATTGTAGTTGATGCAGCGGACATTGTACTAGTCAGTGACGACATAAAATATATCCCTCACTTAATAAGTTTATCTCAGAAAACTATGACAACAATAAGAAGAAATATTGTATTGTCTTTAGTTCTGAATTTTGTAGCAATTATATTAGCAATGTCAGGTGTTTTAGGACCAGTTCTTGGTGCATTGGTACACAATGTGGGTTCAGTTGTTGTAATTATTAACTCTTCATTTCTCTTAAATTTCACGAGTGATCATAACTATCCTCAAGTGAATTCTTATACTGAAGCCTATTCAAGTGTTGATATTTAA
- a CDS encoding ABC transporter substrate-binding protein, whose product MDNYTTLFEPTASVLEKEDKGFVVASVGAEGGYIPYTVYSDRKSYIEQNPEIFQSFTNTIYKAMLWVEDHSAEEVAKSLAPHFPDADLVILTNVVERYRSIEAWAPNPVLTVAGLNRLQDIMTEADELDKIVPHSAIVNTEFAKKVME is encoded by the coding sequence GTGGATAATTATACGACATTATTTGAGCCTACTGCATCAGTTCTTGAAAAAGAAGACAAAGGCTTTGTTGTAGCTTCTGTTGGAGCAGAGGGTGGATATATTCCTTATACAGTTTACTCAGATAGAAAAAGCTATATAGAGCAAAATCCAGAAATATTTCAAAGCTTTACAAATACTATTTATAAAGCAATGCTTTGGGTAGAAGATCATAGTGCAGAGGAAGTTGCTAAATCCTTAGCTCCTCACTTTCCAGATGCTGACCTAGTAATTTTAACTAACGTGGTAGAAAGATATAGATCAATTGAAGCATGGGCACCTAACCCAGTTCTAACTGTAGCAGGTTTAAATAGACTTCAAGATATTATGACAGAAGCTGATGAATTAGATAAGATAGTACCACATAGTGCTATAGTAAATACAGAGTTTGCTAAAAAAGTTATGGAATAA
- a CDS encoding iron ABC transporter permease, whose product MDTLRKKSLISFSGGFLLLIIVSLVHLTQGQAGYSVQQLFTEVWIEGRVQDIVLGMRLPRLAIGIIAGGALAVAGGILQTLTHNPLASASTLGINAGAFFAVVVSMVFFPTALGQYSFIVAVIGAVFATLLVLSLAGRELNPVRVALTGMIISLLFSSITGALQLLYENETSGLFLWGSGTLVQLNWSGVKFAFPLVFIALVTSIMSGKALDTFSLGEELATSLGQSVVKVKLIAWTLSIILSAITVSVVGAIGFIGLMAPHIVRLIGIKGHRKLLSHSFLWGSVLLISADVIARFIQPTQEIPVGAMTALIGGPWLMYLAYRTAKTQKRGDRSLGGTKKPISLRWLVPVIISLIIGAMYISFSYNGTTWTPVSQWTSMIIWNFRIPRVLITFIIGAMLAISGVLLQGVLRNPLADSSILGITSMSGAGAMIFLVILPSIPVTWMPIGAMLGAIIAMLIIFLTSWKTGFQPILLALIGISVSAFGSAIIQILVVKSRLVVAAALVWLSGSTYAKGWNDLYLASILFILLVPVAIYFTRHLNTLAFGDEIATSHGLNVSHTRAWSLIIGVVLSASAVSIVGTIGFIGLLAPHIARRLVGYFHFPLMIVSMMLGGLLLSLADFIGRVIIAPKEIPSGLVVALIGAPYLLYLLRKIK is encoded by the coding sequence ATGGATACTTTACGTAAGAAGTCCCTTATATCTTTTTCAGGGGGCTTCTTATTACTAATCATAGTTAGTTTGGTCCACCTAACTCAAGGTCAAGCAGGATACTCTGTGCAGCAGCTTTTTACTGAAGTATGGATTGAAGGAAGAGTACAGGATATAGTACTTGGTATGCGTTTGCCGCGACTAGCTATAGGTATAATAGCTGGTGGTGCATTAGCAGTAGCAGGTGGTATTCTTCAAACCTTAACCCATAACCCGCTTGCCTCTGCCAGTACCCTTGGAATAAATGCCGGTGCATTTTTTGCAGTTGTTGTGTCTATGGTTTTTTTTCCAACTGCACTTGGTCAATACTCTTTTATTGTAGCGGTAATAGGGGCAGTTTTCGCAACCTTACTTGTTTTAAGTCTTGCAGGTAGAGAGCTGAATCCTGTACGAGTTGCTTTAACAGGAATGATTATTTCACTACTATTTTCATCTATAACTGGGGCGTTACAATTATTGTACGAAAATGAAACCAGTGGTTTGTTTTTATGGGGCTCTGGTACTCTAGTACAACTTAATTGGTCAGGAGTTAAGTTTGCATTCCCATTGGTTTTCATAGCTCTAGTAACATCAATCATGTCAGGAAAGGCATTAGATACCTTCTCTTTAGGAGAAGAGTTAGCAACCTCATTAGGGCAATCTGTTGTTAAAGTTAAGTTGATTGCATGGACCCTTTCAATCATTTTATCGGCCATCACTGTAAGTGTTGTAGGGGCTATAGGATTCATTGGATTAATGGCACCACATATTGTTAGACTAATAGGAATTAAAGGCCATAGGAAATTATTAAGCCATTCGTTTCTATGGGGGAGTGTTTTGTTGATTTCTGCGGATGTAATAGCACGCTTTATTCAACCGACTCAGGAGATTCCCGTAGGAGCGATGACAGCTTTAATTGGTGGACCGTGGTTGATGTATCTAGCATATCGCACAGCAAAAACACAAAAGCGAGGGGATAGAAGTTTAGGGGGGACTAAAAAGCCTATTTCTCTTAGGTGGCTTGTCCCTGTTATCATATCTTTAATTATAGGTGCTATGTATATATCATTTTCATATAACGGAACAACCTGGACACCTGTATCTCAATGGACATCAATGATTATTTGGAATTTCCGTATACCTCGAGTTCTCATTACTTTTATCATTGGAGCAATGTTAGCAATAAGTGGTGTTTTATTGCAAGGAGTATTACGAAATCCTTTAGCAGATTCAAGTATTTTAGGAATTACTTCAATGTCAGGAGCCGGAGCGATGATTTTTCTAGTAATTTTACCATCGATACCAGTAACCTGGATGCCTATAGGTGCTATGTTAGGGGCTATAATAGCTATGCTTATTATTTTTCTTACTTCATGGAAAACTGGATTTCAACCAATTTTACTGGCATTAATTGGGATTTCAGTTTCAGCTTTTGGGTCTGCAATCATTCAGATATTAGTGGTGAAATCCAGGTTGGTTGTAGCTGCCGCTCTTGTATGGTTATCTGGAAGTACTTATGCCAAAGGGTGGAATGACTTGTATCTTGCATCAATTTTATTTATACTTCTAGTACCAGTAGCTATTTACTTTACTCGCCACCTTAATACATTAGCCTTTGGAGATGAAATTGCTACTAGTCATGGTTTGAATGTATCACATACTCGTGCTTGGTCATTAATTATTGGAGTAGTATTGAGTGCATCTGCTGTCTCTATTGTAGGTACTATTGGTTTTATTGGACTACTGGCACCTCACATTGCCAGGAGATTAGTCGGTTACTTCCACTTTCCATTAATGATAGTAAGTATGATGTTAGGAGGATTGTTACTTAGCTTAGCTGACTTTATTGGTAGAGTGATAATAGCACCGAAGGAAATTCCATCAGGTTTGGTAGTGGCTTTAATAGGAGCACCTTATTTACTTTATTTGTTGAGAAAAATAAAGTAA
- a CDS encoding [Fe-Fe] hydrogenase large subunit C-terminal domain-containing protein encodes MSSVNLINTQEENCVGCNKCINGCPIKGANIAEFKDGVNIVKIDTNKCIQCGHCINACDHDAREYIDDTKQFFEDLKNGKKISMLVAPAVRVNFKYYNKLFGYLKSIGVRLVYDVSLGADITTWAYLKKIKEDKLTSVIAQPCPSIVSYIEKYRPELISKLSPIHSPMINTAIYLKKYVGTDDELAFLSPCIAKGNEIKDINTSSMIKYNVTFKKIQEHLRNNNIQLHSFPSIDFDHMQSSIGSLYSRPGGLRENVEARIKGAWIRQIEGQNHVYHYLEEYKNRIDNNKSLPLLVDILNCPFGCNIGTGTSKNLQLDDIDEVFNDMKKNRLNKKGKLPLSKNIDDMYKLFDSKLNINHFIRSYSDKSQEIGKWLDPTVAEYKQILEKLHKDNEKDENINCFACGYGDCATMIKAIHNGANHLENCMHYNRRELEIEHNIITEKHKELEEVLDQVSYMNEERMSEIKHLNIVVNTILNSINEVNSGSEEVIASVENITTEVYSTLSTSKDLNIKIGSIREKIDKFSKATEEIVSISEQTNLLALNAAIESARAGESGRGFAVVAEEVKKLAENSKAVAESTKTDERDVINSILNIITQSETVGARMDIISDAINNISASLQEITATSQSIAENANTLIKEK; translated from the coding sequence ATGTCAAGTGTAAATCTTATAAACACACAAGAAGAAAACTGTGTTGGATGCAATAAATGTATCAATGGTTGTCCAATAAAAGGCGCAAATATCGCTGAGTTTAAGGACGGTGTAAACATAGTAAAAATAGATACAAATAAGTGCATTCAATGTGGTCATTGTATAAATGCTTGTGATCATGACGCTAGAGAATATATTGATGATACTAAACAGTTTTTTGAAGACTTAAAGAATGGTAAAAAAATATCTATGTTAGTCGCTCCTGCCGTGAGAGTTAACTTCAAGTATTACAATAAATTATTTGGGTACTTAAAAAGTATAGGTGTTAGGTTAGTTTACGATGTGTCACTGGGTGCTGACATTACCACCTGGGCATACCTGAAGAAAATAAAAGAAGATAAACTGACATCTGTAATAGCCCAGCCCTGTCCGTCAATAGTTAGCTACATAGAAAAATATAGACCCGAACTTATAAGCAAATTATCCCCAATACATTCTCCAATGATTAATACTGCAATCTATCTAAAAAAATATGTTGGCACTGATGATGAACTAGCTTTTTTATCTCCATGTATCGCTAAAGGCAATGAGATTAAAGATATTAATACTAGTTCAATGATTAAATACAATGTTACATTTAAAAAAATCCAAGAACATTTGAGAAATAATAATATACAACTTCATAGCTTTCCTTCAATAGATTTTGACCATATGCAGTCTTCAATTGGTAGCTTATACAGTAGACCCGGTGGCTTAAGAGAGAATGTTGAAGCTAGGATTAAAGGAGCTTGGATTAGACAAATTGAAGGACAAAACCATGTATATCACTATCTAGAAGAATATAAAAATCGAATTGATAATAATAAATCGTTACCCCTTCTTGTAGATATTCTAAACTGTCCTTTTGGGTGTAACATTGGTACTGGAACTTCTAAGAACTTGCAATTAGACGATATTGACGAAGTGTTTAATGACATGAAAAAAAATAGACTTAATAAAAAAGGAAAACTCCCTTTAAGTAAAAATATAGATGATATGTACAAGTTATTTGATTCTAAGCTAAATATTAATCATTTTATAAGAAGTTACAGTGATAAATCTCAAGAAATAGGTAAGTGGTTAGATCCAACAGTTGCTGAGTATAAGCAAATACTAGAAAAATTACACAAAGATAATGAAAAGGACGAAAACATAAATTGTTTTGCTTGTGGTTATGGTGATTGTGCTACTATGATTAAAGCGATACATAATGGTGCAAATCACTTAGAAAATTGTATGCACTATAATAGAAGAGAACTTGAAATAGAACATAATATAATTACCGAGAAACATAAGGAACTAGAAGAAGTGTTAGATCAGGTTAGTTATATGAATGAAGAAAGAATGTCGGAAATAAAGCATTTAAATATTGTTGTTAATACTATACTAAATTCTATAAATGAAGTTAATTCAGGTAGTGAGGAAGTAATAGCAAGTGTTGAAAATATCACTACTGAGGTATATAGTACTTTAAGTACATCAAAAGATCTAAATATTAAAATAGGATCCATTAGAGAAAAGATTGATAAGTTTTCGAAGGCTACAGAGGAAATAGTAAGCATCTCAGAACAAACTAATTTATTGGCGCTAAATGCTGCCATTGAATCTGCAAGAGCAGGAGAATCAGGTAGGGGATTTGCAGTAGTGGCCGAAGAAGTTAAGAAGTTAGCTGAGAATTCAAAAGCTGTAGCAGAATCCACTAAAACAGATGAGCGAGATGTAATTAATTCCATTTTAAACATCATTACACAATCAGAAACTGTTGGTGCTAGAATGGATATTATTAGTGATGCAATTAACAATATATCTGCTAGTTTACAAGAAATCACTGCTACAAGTCAGTCAATTGCTGAAAATGCTAATACTTTAATAAAAGAGAAATAA